The segment CTTTCAATCACACTTtgttaaaagtacaaaattgatCTTAATCAAAACAAcatctcatcatcatctccgCTCAAGAGCTACAAATCAAACgctcttttcaaataaataaacaactccAAAACATGCGTTTAATGGAGTCCCGATCAGATCATTAACACCACAAAATCTCGCGTGTGGTCACTTTTACACGAATTTCTTTCAACGAGGCACTTCACTAATTATCGATACAATCAATCAAGATTGTTCTTCCTTAGCTCGTTTCGTCGTCAggtgaataaaaaatctgCATTCCAAGAACGAGACGCCCTGTTTTTGCGAAAATGacagtgcaaaaaaatattttacgtgaGAAATGAcatcgagagagagaaatgttCAAGTGGTTTTTCCAAAAAACTTCTATTTTTTGTGGTTCAATGGAGATTTcgtgttgttatttttatttattgttatttaacccgaaaatcttcaaaataaaCAAGCACAACTTTTTGTTGCTGGAATAAAATAAcgaatttagagaaaaaataacaaaaacacacaagattattatttttattattttttctgtaactTATAGCACGAAACGAAAAGGCATTGTGAACAgtagaaattcttttttttttgtctcttggttattttttttgtggaatgtttacttttttatcaCTCCATTGTCCTTGATTGATGTTATTTGAAAGTTCTCAGATTTTTATCAGGTGTTGTGCATACAATCTTCAAGTCACTCTCGCACGGTAAGAAGCAAAATGTTTGCATTTTTGCACTTCTGGTGAAGTTTGATGCAACTTGAAGTGCCTTCTTGAACCATTTGAGGACGATgggaaaagtaaattttgggTTTCGTGGAAAAAAGtcggatttttttgaatttatgtgaaattttgtttgataatttttagttttttgcttcaaaagtttgaaatttcttttaatttgatttcttgcttaaagaaaattttcaagaaaatttttaattttaaaataaaaaaaaaattaaatattttaatagaaaaaaaaatttataaaaaaaaaaattttaattaaaaaactaaaatttttttaaataaaataaaatattttattttaaataaatgaaaaaaattataaatttggttgaaaaaaatttcaaaaaattttaaaaaaaattaaattttaattttttatagatcctttattttgctatttaaactatttaaaacaaaaatttaattaatttaataattttttttttctcattttttaattttttcatataaaaaattttcgaaaattctacagctttcattgaatttttgtccaaaaagtaaaaacctGTTCTTCTGAAtatgctaaaattaaaaaaattcgaaaattttaaaatttgtttttttttgtttttttaaaattaaatatttaccaaaataaataaaaataaataaattcataaaaaatcaataaaaaaaaaaataataaaatattttttaatataaaaatattgaaaaaattgtataaatttggttgaaaaaaattttgaaaaaataaaaaaaaattaaatttaaattgttttgctatttaaactatttaaaacaaaaatttaattaatttaataattttttttttctcatttttaattttttcatataaaaaattctcaaaaatttaacaattttctttggattcttgtacaaaaaaaaattaattttttttctgaatatataaaatttttaaaaacaccaAAATTTCGTCttctgatttttcaaaatatttcaaaaaatttaaaatttttgttgaaatttggtaattttcattattcaaagtctgaaaatctcttaaaatgtgaaaattagtttttgagctgaaatatttaactttttttactcCATTCATTAGAAGAccgataaagaaaaaaaaatttatttatttttttaaaccttgaattttgttcaaattttaaaaacgaaaaatttgatttatttttaaatttttacgaaatttttttcaactaaatttccaaaatttatacaatttttgaaatatttttatttattttttttttattaaaaaataaattaatattttaatttaaaaaattttaacgaaattttaaaaatttttgcttaaaagcCTTAATCTCcatttttaacagaattttattaatctttgatattttttttacataaaaatagtCTTTAATCTCCTTaacttactaaaaaaaaaaaaaacaaaaaattatctccgTTCCGTTCCCTTCGCATTTAGCTGCTTATTCGCCCTACTAATCCGCGTTGCTTGCGGCTTTGGCTTTATCTGCGCCGTCGTCGGAGCCTGTTGTTCGGGTGTCACGGGCGGCGTTACTGTCGGCGGTCCCGCATATCTTTGATTTGGCAATTTATGGGCATCAGCTGCTGCTTGCGGAATCGCAGGTACTCGACTATTTGCCACGCCAACAGGTGGCGGCCCGCCATTTTCATTGCCAACTGGTGCTCCGCCCGCCGATGACGACGGCAGGAAATTCTGATTCGACTCGCTCATGTTCAGTTGCTCGttgaaaatcatacaaaattcgccaattttgagaatttcgcTATTTTTGCCGGAATACAAGGTCAGAGATTGACGCCAAATCGAGGCATATCCCTTCGTGAGACGCACAATGTCGCCCGGTTGCAAAAGTTTGCCCGGTTCATCCCACACGGAGACGTTAATGGCAGCGGAggagctgaaaaaaaagaggaattttagttttttttgtggaaattggAGGTAAACAATACTTACTCTGCTACCTTGAATGTCCAAACTTCGCGATTTTCCTTCGTCAGAGACATTGTTTTCTTTTCCAGCACCATAAAAAGGACATTGATGTTCTTCAAGCCGGGACGAATGTCCTTGATCAAGATGCAGTCgttgttgaacattttttttattaaaaatttcgacttCCAGATTTGATTCTCCAAATACTTCAGTGCCGTTTGACGTGTTTCTGAggcaaaactgtcaaaaatggggcttttctgtaaaaaatgagacgaatgaaattgataactgctaaaaatttgtttttcagaaaatgttTCGTCgtgcaattttaataattcccTTGGATATCAACGAAGACGACATCGGAAATTTGCTGGAAAATGCGGGAAATTACGTCGAAGAACAAATTTTCGTGGAAATTCATCGTGACAATCAAAATATCGCCCATGAACGAGTCCTGTCGAGGCTGAGTTTGTTGACAACAACAATTTACGGTGAAAGTACACGAAAATTGCcggaaattgatttaattgtgATACacgaaaaaggaaattatGCCGAATTTGAAGCTGATGTCGTTCTTTTTGGCATGAAAAATGTCCCACAAAGTCTCCGAACAGCTTTTGCCAAAATTTGTGAGAATTTAATCAACATTGGCGAAGAAATCCGGaccaaaaatttgacttttaccACAGAAATCACTCATGACACCGTAGTTTTAGGAGGAACCTTTGACCGTTTGCATGCGGGACACAAAATTCTCTTAACTGAAGCCGTTTTGAGGGCACAGCGAAGGGTTGTCGTCGGCGTAACTGACGAAACGATGATCcgcaaaggaaaaattttgccaGAAATTGTGTTACCTGTTGCACGAAGAATAAAAGATGTCCTGAAATTCctaaatttcgtcaaaaattccataaaatatgAGGTTGTGCCGATTAGTGATCCATTTGGACCGACAGCGAGTGATCCTGACATGgatgtaaatttgtttttcctaaaaaaaaaatttttttaataaaaaatatttttagatgatCGTTGTCAGTGAAGAAACCTACCGTGGAGGCCAAAAAGTCAATGAATTACGTGCAGAAAAGGGTCTCCGACAACTCCAGATACACAAAATCCCCCTTGTTGATCACTCAAAAGAAGCTGTGACCGGTACGGAGCTCAATGTCAACGAGGCGAAAGTGAGTTCGAGTCGTGGGCGATACGATTTGctcggaaaattcatcaaatcgaAGCGAAAAATCactgaaaattgtttcaaaggCATTTATTTGGTAGGAATTGTCGGAAATAACGAACTATGTGAAGCTTTGAGAAATAGAAATCAAGTCGTCATAGAGAGTGATTCCataaaaatgcttcaaaaatcCTCTGGAAGACTTTTTGTCTCAATTGGGAATCAAATGGAtcatgaaattattgaaaaatgtcacGAAATTTGGTGCTGCTTGTCGTCGGAGAGctttttaacggaaaaaatGTCGGAAATTGCGGATATTTTGTTCACAACTTCTGTTTCGCTTGATAGTCAACTTGACAAGACGTGGAAAAGTCTGTTGGAAAGAAGTTGTTAacgtatttttataaaaaaaaaatcaaaatatgggAAAAGGGAGCAATATatcacaaattaatttttaaataacggatttatttttaattttcattcaaatttggtcgatttttaaaaaattggaaaaaatttacggtatttttattaaattttaggcttaagaaccataaaatttttttcttaaaaaaaaaaattttctaaaaaaaaattttttttcagctactTAGGCTGTtccaaatttgtttttgtcctaaaagattttttttttcaaaatggagggagatttttttgcaaaataaataaatactttttcatacaaaatgacaaaatttaatttttttttggtaaataatgaatattttagttcagataatttaaaattgatcttagagtatttcaagttcaaaatttaaacaaaaaaatttcgtaaaaataactgtcaaaaaattttgaaaaataattttttcgaaaatatttttagaagaaaattcatattatttaaatttcgttttttaataaaaaaaaaagacaaagtagtcgtctaaagaacgacatattgtaccgcatttcgatcttttttgtactcctcaagtcacattttcatactcctcaagtcACATGTTCATTCctctcatttcacatttatgtactcctcatgaccatTTCACGGTTACATACACCTCACAACCCAAGAGACTGCCCACAGACCTTCAGAGTCCTCAAATAACTAAGAATTAGgtaccaatttttgaaaattgagctagatcacggttctccagctcaaattgaaggttttggcattagaaacaacttttgttttggactttttctaaattttgcgtttccgatgtacaggagctttttaaagatgttagcaaaaaaaatttcagccaaaatcctcttattatgagggctcatgtacccatttttgaaaattgagttagatcaccgttctccgtctcaaattgaaggttttgtctttagaaacaacttttgttttggactttttctaaattttgcgtttccgatgtacaggagctttttaaagatgttagcaaaaaaaatttcagccaaaatcctcttattatgagggctcatgtacccatttttgaaaattgagttagatcaccgttctccgtctcaaattgaaggttttggcattagaaacaacttttgttttggactttttctaaattttgcgtttccgatgtacaggagctttttaaagatgttagcaaaaaaaatttcagccaaaatcctcttattatgagggctcatgtacccatttttgaaaattgagttagatcaccgttctccgtctcaaattgaaggttttggcattagaaacaacttttgttttggactttttctaaattttgcgtttccgatgtacaggagctttttaaagatgttagcaaaaaaaatttcagccaaaatcctcttattatgagggctcatgtacccatttttgaaaat is part of the Culicoides brevitarsis isolate CSIRO-B50_1 chromosome 3, AGI_CSIRO_Cbre_v1, whole genome shotgun sequence genome and harbors:
- the LOC134834607 gene encoding SOSS complex subunit B homolog, yielding MFNNDCILIKDIRPGLKNINVLFMVLEKKTMSLTKENREVWTFKVADSSAAINVSVWDEPGKLLQPGDIVRLTKGYASIWRQSLTLYSGKNSEILKIGEFCMIFNEQLNMSESNQNFLPSSSAGGAPVGNENGGPPPVGVANSRVPAIPQAAADAHKLPNQRYAGPPTVTPPVTPEQQAPTTAQIKPKPQATRISRANKQLNAKGTERR
- the LOC134834652 gene encoding uncharacterized protein LOC134834652; translation: MFRRAILIIPLDINEDDIGNLLENAGNYVEEQIFVEIHRDNQNIAHERVLSRLSLLTTTIYGESTRKLPEIDLIVIHEKGNYAEFEADVVLFGMKNVPQSLRTAFAKICENLINIGEEIRTKNLTFTTEITHDTVVLGGTFDRLHAGHKILLTEAVLRAQRRVVVGVTDETMIRKGKILPEIVLPVARRIKDVLKFLNFVKNSIKYEVVPISDPFGPTASDPDMDMIVVSEETYRGGQKVNELRAEKGLRQLQIHKIPLVDHSKEAVTGTELNVNEAKVSSSRGRYDLLGKFIKSKRKITENCFKGIYLVGIVGNNELCEALRNRNQVVIESDSIKMLQKSSGRLFVSIGNQMDHEIIEKCHEIWCCLSSESFLTEKMSEIADILFTTSVSLDSQLDKTWKSLLERSC